A stretch of the Ptychodera flava strain L36383 chromosome 18, AS_Pfla_20210202, whole genome shotgun sequence genome encodes the following:
- the LOC139117859 gene encoding uncharacterized protein gives MPKKKYWRKSVVKQQPGAGRSHADNRHTSADNSGLGGSSEAKHPLPCDISVDSDRYNKSLLPYDSILYESTLSNLHSSNLFISEPSISNLYSKKCHVPQNSAQIQSNSSILPTDPFLLQSKTIQTQKSNCQKLEWESYTIGHVIQASIHQGNPVFHESSRGKQCTCNALVYLCVSQDKHSLTSEDLNCILHNGDSLYRETVSYLQASNEFHSDILMFNELPNIVHMKSLQYNIEKRKQYFGLLDHFTDIDVPDCLHFKDAITKAFNSSNTLLLMTGGYCMALSKHHSGKYCIFDSHSRNSHGLQHIDGSSIVIFFDTQYALINFCILCLIT, from the coding sequence CCTGGTGCTGGCAGGAGCCATGCTGATAATCGGCATACGTCAGCTGACAATTCTGGTTTGGGTGGTTCCAGTGAGGCAAAACACCCATTACCATGTGATATATCTGTCGACAGTGATCGATACAATAAGAGTTTGCTACCATACGATAGTATTCTATATGAAAGTACCTTAAGCAACTTACACTCAAGCAACCTATTCATAAGTGAACCATCCATAAGCAACCTTTACAGCAAAAAATGTCATGTACCACAAAACAGTGCACAAATACAGTCCAACAGTAGTATACTGCCTACAGATCCTTTTTTACTGCAAAGTAAAACTATTCAGACTCAGAAAAGCAACTGTCAGAAGCTTGAATGGGAAAGTTACACTATAGGCCATGTTATCCAAGCTAGTATTCATCAAGGAAATCCTGTTTTTCATGAATCTTCAAGAGGTAAACAATGCACTTGTAATGCCCTTGTATACTTATGTGTATCTCAAGACAAGCATTCATTAACATCTGAGGACTTGAATTGCATTTTACATAATGGTGACAGTTTATACAGAGAAACAGTCAGTTACCTGCAGGCCAGcaatgaatttcattcagatattttaatgtttaatgaattaccaaatattgtaCACATGAAGTCTTTGCAGTACAATATAGAGAAACGCAAGCAGTATTTTGGGTTGTTAGATCATTTCACAGATATAGATGTACCAGACTGTTTACATTTCAAGGACGCCATTACCAAAGCTTTCAATTCTAGTAACACTTTGTTGTTGATGACAGGTGGCTATTGTATGGCTCTTTCCAAACACCACAGTGgtaaatattgtatatttgaTTCACATAGCCGTAACTCACATGGCTTGCAACACATTGATGGCTCAAGTATTGTAATATTCTTTGACACACAATATGCTCTAATTAATTTTTGTATTCTTTGTTTGATAActtga